A genome region from Heteronotia binoei isolate CCM8104 ecotype False Entrance Well chromosome 19, APGP_CSIRO_Hbin_v1, whole genome shotgun sequence includes the following:
- the MCEE gene encoding methylmalonyl-CoA epimerase, mitochondrial, producing the protein MAASVRTLAVGLLSRLQAAAPKVRTLSVSHPSTQKSPGRLWKLGRLNHIAVAVPDLEKAKFLYKEVLGASVSETVPLPEHGVYTVFVDLGNAKLELLYPLGDHSPVASFLQKNKAGGLHHICIEVDNIKDAIANLKEKQIRVLSDEAKIGAHGKPVVFLHPKDCGGVLVELEEA; encoded by the exons GGCTTCTTTCCCGCCTGCAAGCAGCTGCCCCGAAAGTGCGGACGTTGTCCGTTTCCCATCCTTCGACCCAGAAGTCCCCGGGCCGTTTGTGGAAACTGGGCCGCTTGAACCACATAGCCGTCGCGGTGCCCGATTTGGAGAAGGCCAAGTTTTTGTACAAGGAGGTGTTAGGAGCCAGTGTGAGTGAGACTGTGCCTCTTCCCGAACATGGCGTCTACACGGTGTTCGTGGATCTGGGGAACGCCAAGCTGGAGTTATTGTACCCGCTGGGAGACCACAGTCCAGTGGCCAGCTTTTTGCAGAAGAACAAAGCCGGAGGCCTCCACCATATCTGCATCGAG GTTGACAACATTAAAGACGCCATAGCCAACCTGAAGGAGAAGCAAATCCGGGTGTTGAGCGATGAGGCTAAAATAGGCGCCCACGGGAAACCGGTCGTTTTCCTGCACCCGAAAGACTGCGGTGGAGTCCTTGTTGAACTGGAAGAGGCCTGA